One segment of Alnus glutinosa chromosome 2, dhAlnGlut1.1, whole genome shotgun sequence DNA contains the following:
- the LOC133861373 gene encoding receptor-like protein 7, producing MGLPLSLFIFMPFLFVLSTLHLVFTLSSPFMQPLCHHDDSSALLQFKKNFIIKNSTSVFFLPTCDQKVASWTVEGDKSDCCSWDGVECDEHTGHVIGLNLSSNCLFGSINSNSSLFRLVHLQSLNLSYNDFNGSHIPSQVRDLSRLIDLDLRLSRFVGQIPLEISQLSHLSSLDLSYNYMYSFGHLITLELKEPILRSLVANLTSLQKLDLSYVNMSSTVPNSLANLSSLTHLGLRGCGLQGEFPKGIFMLPNLQHLDVSGNKGLTGYLPSFTWSSPLETLDVGFTSFSGELPASTGNFSFLTYLSMWGCNFSRSIPSSLGNLTKLNVLDLSDNYFVGNIPRSLGNLVQLSSLYISYCQLTGPVPLILGNLVQLFSLDISNNQLTGPVPLILGNLVQLSSLDISNNQLTGPVPLIL from the coding sequence ATGGGTTtacctctttctctcttcattttcaTGCCCTTCCTTTTTGTGCTTTCGACGTTGCATCTTGTATTCaccctttcttctcctttcatGCAACCCCTGTGCCATCATGATGACAGCTCTGCCTTGTTGCAATTCAAGAAAAACTTTATCATCAAAAATTCTACAtctgttttctttcttcctaCTTGTGATCAAAAGGTTGCGTCTTGGACAGTAGAAGGGGACAAAAGTGATTGCTGCTCATGGGATGGGGTGGAGTGCGATGAACACACTGGTCATGTAATTGGCCTCAACCTCAGTAGCAACTGTCTATTTGGTTCTATTAACTCCAACAGTAGCCTTTTTCGCCTTGTTCACCTCCAAAGCCTTAACCTTTCCTACAATGACTTTAACGGCTCTCATATCCCATCCCAGGTACGTGATCTTTCAAGGCTAATAGATCTCGATCTCCGTTTGTCTCGTTTTGTTGGTCAAATCCCGTTAGAAATTTCACAATTGTCGCACTTGTCATCTCTCGACTTGTCCTACAATTATATGTACTCTTTTGGCCACTTGATCACTTTGGAACTCAAAGAGCCCATCCTCAGAAGCCTAGTTGCAAATTTGACCAGCCTACAAAAGCTTGATTTGAGTTATGTGAACATGAGCTCTACGGTGCCTAATAGTTTGGcaaatttgtcttctttaacgCACCTCGGTCTCAGAGGCTGTGGTTTGCAAGGAGAATTTCCAAAAGGCATCTTTATGCTACCAAATTTACAGCATCTTGATGTAAGTGGCAATAAAGGCCTCACCGGTTATTTACCTAGCTTTACATGGAGTAGTCCGCTTGAGACATTGGATGTGGGATTCACGAGTTTCTCAGGTGAGCTACCCGCTTCCACAGGAAACTTTAGCTTCCTGACTTACTTGAGTATGTGGGGTTGCAATTTTTCGCGGTCCATTCCATCTTCACTTGGTAACCTCACTAAACTCAATGTTCTTGACCTTTCCGATAACTATTTTGTGGGTAATATTCCGCGTTCACTTGGAAACCTTGTTCAACTATCTTCTTTATACATTTCTTACTGTCAATTGACAGGTCCAGTCCCTTTAATTCTTGGAAACCTTGTTCAACtattttctttagacatttccAACAATCAATTAACAGGTCCAGTCCCTTTAATTCTTGGAAACCTTGTTCAACTATCTTCTTTAGACATTTCCAACAATCAATTGACAGGTCCAG